The following proteins are co-located in the Conyzicola lurida genome:
- a CDS encoding ROK family transcriptional regulator, protein MRRGTNLLAVGGFNQAVILDLIRRAPQGLSRVEIAGATGLSAQTVSNVSRRLIDSGIVLEAGKLNVGPGKPRTLLQLEPTGLYSIGVHLDPTVITYVLLDLAGDVVTDHRAPLPANATPDSIIREMAERIAAILEDSVVPHDRVLGVGIAAPGPVDAALGILLDPPLLDGWTRVPLREALADATGFPVVLEKDVAAAAVAEIWTGGGGERDNFAFFYYGTGIGMGLVIDRDVLRGSSNNAGDMGHIRVAPTGPLCSCGRRGCIGELVVPHRLVAEAVETGIIAEGPPASSVDDDFSRFSDVAADGSAGAIAILDRTAAHIAAAVVVITNLLDVDRVIFGGPFWQRVSARVLPTIAELVNADPALISPHPIEVSDSAIGEDVAAIGAGCLVLDHFLSPRPSALLISE, encoded by the coding sequence GTGCGCAGGGGGACGAATTTGCTCGCGGTGGGCGGCTTCAACCAGGCCGTCATCCTCGATCTGATCCGTCGCGCCCCGCAGGGGCTGAGCCGCGTCGAGATCGCCGGGGCCACCGGCCTCTCGGCGCAGACCGTGTCGAACGTGTCGCGCCGCCTGATCGACAGCGGCATCGTGCTCGAGGCCGGCAAGCTCAACGTCGGCCCCGGTAAACCGCGCACCCTGCTGCAGCTCGAGCCCACCGGGCTGTACTCGATCGGCGTGCACCTCGACCCCACGGTCATCACCTACGTACTGCTCGACCTGGCCGGCGACGTGGTCACCGACCACCGCGCGCCCTTGCCGGCGAATGCCACCCCCGACTCGATCATCCGCGAGATGGCGGAGCGCATCGCCGCGATCCTCGAGGACTCGGTCGTGCCCCACGACCGCGTTCTCGGCGTCGGCATCGCGGCCCCCGGCCCGGTCGACGCGGCCCTCGGTATTCTGCTCGACCCGCCGCTGCTCGACGGCTGGACGCGGGTGCCGCTGCGCGAAGCCCTCGCCGACGCCACCGGCTTCCCCGTCGTGCTCGAGAAGGACGTCGCGGCGGCTGCCGTCGCCGAGATCTGGACGGGCGGCGGCGGCGAGCGCGACAATTTCGCGTTCTTCTACTACGGCACCGGCATCGGCATGGGCCTCGTGATCGACCGCGACGTGCTGCGCGGCTCGAGCAACAACGCGGGCGACATGGGCCACATCCGCGTGGCACCCACCGGTCCGCTCTGCAGCTGCGGCCGGCGCGGGTGCATCGGCGAGCTCGTCGTGCCGCACCGGCTCGTCGCCGAGGCGGTGGAGACCGGCATCATCGCCGAGGGACCGCCCGCGTCATCCGTCGACGACGATTTTTCCCGGTTTTCGGATGTCGCGGCCGACGGCTCGGCGGGGGCGATCGCCATTCTCGACCGCACCGCCGCGCACATCGCGGCCGCCGTCGTCGTGATAACCAACCTGCTCGACGTCGACCGGGTCATCTTCGGCGGGCCGTTCTGGCAACGCGTCTCGGCCCGCGTGCTGCCGACCATCGCCGAGCTGGTGAACGCCGACCCCGCCCTCATCTCGCCGCACCCGATCGAGGTGTCGGACTCGGCGATCGGCGAGGACGTGGCGGCGATCGGGGCCGGGTGCCTCGTGCTCGACCACTTCCTGTCGCCGCGGCCGTCGGCGCTGCTGATCTCGGAGTGA
- a CDS encoding extracellular solute-binding protein: MKRYIGITAAVAATALVLSGCSGGDSGGDSNTIKVAYSKFGNFTQMDDHMKAVKEQFEAEHEGMTVELVPIEALEADYFTKLALMNQSAATAPDVMYEDTFKVKSDAEAGYIIPLDDYIADWEDWEQFPENAREAGAGDDGKIYGIPMGTDTRAIWYNKQLLADAGVTVPWEPESWADIIDAAEAVKAQNPDTIPFNIYSGKGQSEGASMQGFQMLLSGTGDTLYNSDEKKWVTGSQGFVDSLQFITDIYQGDLGPTPQQALDKNVGTTINSEWIPQGKLAMSLDGSWVSGTWLDTGTTPWPEWNDVMGVAAMPTQDGGGAGRTSMSGGWTLAMGAKTENPDAAWDFIATALDKDNSLSYDVAASQIAVRTDVGTSPEYVESNPTFEFFSSLVADTHFRPATSDYAKISNEITVAMEAVMTGQQTPEEAAKAYDEAITGIVGEDNTTETSD; the protein is encoded by the coding sequence ATGAAGCGCTATATCGGAATCACAGCCGCGGTCGCGGCCACAGCACTCGTCTTATCGGGATGTTCCGGCGGGGACAGCGGTGGCGACAGCAACACCATCAAGGTGGCCTACTCGAAGTTCGGCAATTTCACCCAGATGGACGACCACATGAAGGCCGTGAAGGAGCAGTTCGAGGCGGAGCACGAGGGCATGACCGTCGAACTCGTCCCCATCGAGGCTCTCGAGGCCGACTACTTCACCAAGCTCGCGCTGATGAACCAGTCCGCGGCCACCGCCCCCGACGTGATGTACGAAGACACCTTCAAGGTGAAGTCCGACGCCGAGGCCGGCTACATCATCCCGCTCGACGACTACATCGCCGACTGGGAGGACTGGGAGCAGTTCCCCGAGAACGCGCGCGAAGCCGGAGCCGGCGACGACGGCAAGATCTACGGCATCCCGATGGGCACCGACACCCGGGCCATCTGGTACAACAAGCAGCTGCTCGCCGACGCCGGCGTCACCGTGCCGTGGGAGCCCGAGTCGTGGGCCGACATCATCGACGCCGCCGAGGCGGTCAAGGCGCAGAACCCCGACACGATCCCGTTCAACATCTACTCCGGCAAGGGCCAGAGCGAGGGCGCGTCGATGCAGGGCTTCCAGATGCTGCTCTCCGGCACCGGAGACACCCTCTACAACAGCGACGAGAAGAAATGGGTCACCGGGTCGCAGGGCTTCGTCGACTCGCTGCAGTTCATCACCGACATCTACCAGGGCGACCTCGGCCCCACACCGCAGCAGGCCCTCGACAAGAACGTCGGGACCACGATCAACAGCGAGTGGATCCCGCAGGGCAAGCTCGCGATGAGCCTCGACGGCTCGTGGGTGAGCGGAACCTGGCTCGACACCGGCACGACGCCGTGGCCCGAGTGGAACGACGTCATGGGCGTCGCCGCCATGCCCACCCAGGACGGCGGAGGCGCGGGACGCACCAGCATGTCCGGCGGCTGGACCCTCGCCATGGGCGCGAAGACCGAGAACCCGGATGCCGCGTGGGACTTCATCGCGACGGCTCTCGACAAGGACAACTCGCTTAGCTACGACGTCGCGGCGAGCCAGATCGCCGTGCGCACCGACGTGGGGACGTCGCCCGAATACGTCGAGTCGAACCCCACGTTCGAGTTCTTCTCCTCGCTGGTCGCCGACACCCACTTCCGCCCGGCCACGAGCGACTACGCCAAGATCTCCAACGAGATCACGGTGGCGATGGAAGCCGTGATGACCGGGCAGCAGACACCGGAAGAGGCGGCGAAGGCCTACGACGAGGCCATCACCGGCATCGTCGGCGAGGACAACACGACCGAGACCTCCGACTGA
- a CDS encoding carbohydrate ABC transporter permease translates to MTAVLTPATATGGPETPGRRPGEKKRKRLLALAHSAPLLPAVLLLAVFLFGPVISSLYGSLTNASITGATAANAEFVGLKNYFDLFGDPDFPKSVLLTIVFLVASAIIGQNGVGLGLAVLMQSANKVVRTLVSTIVVTAWVLPEIVASFAAYAFFHDGGTLNEMLGVFGVEGPNWLYTFPMFAVILANVWRGTAFSMLVYTAALNDVPPEIREAAEVDGAKGWQRFAFITVPMIRRSISTNLMLTTLQTLSVFALIFVMTGGGPGTDSTTLPLLAYQEAFKFGELGFGTAIATILLVVGALFSIAYIRALRPEVD, encoded by the coding sequence ATGACCGCGGTTCTCACACCGGCGACCGCGACCGGGGGGCCCGAGACCCCCGGTCGCCGTCCCGGCGAGAAGAAGCGCAAGCGCCTTCTGGCGCTCGCCCACAGCGCGCCGCTGCTGCCGGCCGTGCTGCTGCTCGCGGTGTTCCTGTTCGGCCCGGTGATCTCGTCGCTGTACGGCTCGCTCACCAACGCGTCGATCACGGGGGCCACCGCGGCCAATGCCGAGTTCGTCGGGCTGAAGAACTACTTCGACCTCTTCGGCGACCCGGACTTCCCGAAGTCGGTGCTGCTCACGATCGTCTTTCTCGTCGCGTCCGCCATCATCGGGCAGAACGGCGTCGGCCTCGGCCTCGCCGTGCTCATGCAGTCGGCCAACAAGGTCGTGCGCACCCTGGTGAGCACCATCGTGGTGACCGCGTGGGTGCTGCCCGAGATCGTGGCGTCGTTCGCGGCGTACGCGTTCTTCCACGACGGCGGCACCCTCAACGAGATGCTCGGAGTCTTCGGCGTCGAGGGACCGAACTGGCTGTACACGTTCCCGATGTTCGCGGTGATCCTCGCCAATGTCTGGCGCGGCACGGCGTTCTCGATGCTGGTCTACACGGCGGCCCTCAACGACGTGCCGCCCGAGATCCGCGAGGCCGCCGAGGTCGACGGCGCGAAGGGGTGGCAGCGGTTCGCGTTCATCACCGTGCCGATGATCCGCCGCAGCATCTCGACGAACCTCATGTTGACGACACTGCAGACGCTGTCGGTGTTCGCGCTCATCTTCGTGATGACGGGCGGCGGGCCGGGAACGGACTCCACCACCCTGCCGCTGCTCGCCTACCAGGAGGCGTTCAAGTTCGGCGAGCTGGGCTTCGGCACGGCGATCGCCACCATCCTTCTGGTCGTCGGGGCACTGTTCTCGATCGCCTATATCCGCGCCCTCAGACCGGAGGTCGATTGA
- a CDS encoding carbohydrate ABC transporter permease, whose product MTAPISMASPNRRAMKALSNGVLVVIGIVFLLPLVWLVLASVDSSATLSVKWPETFTLGNFTAILTPERSLIPLLNSTMLSGGCAILTVVASLLAAYPLSRYKMRVNKPFLYGVLFGTCLPITAMMVPVYSLFVAFNLIDSVGGTILFLAATSLPMAIWMMKNFMDSVPVSLEEAAWTDGASAMTTLRTIVVPLMRPGIGVVFIFVFIQTWGNFFIPFVLLLSPDKQPAAVSIFSFFGQYGAVAYGQLAAFSLLYAVPVLALYVLVTRLGGGSFALAGAVKG is encoded by the coding sequence ATGACCGCACCCATCAGCATGGCCTCGCCCAACCGGCGCGCGATGAAGGCGCTGTCGAACGGCGTGCTCGTCGTCATCGGCATCGTGTTCCTGCTGCCGTTGGTCTGGCTCGTCCTGGCCTCGGTCGACTCGAGCGCGACCCTCAGTGTGAAGTGGCCGGAGACGTTCACCCTCGGCAACTTCACCGCGATCCTCACCCCTGAGCGGTCGCTCATCCCGCTGCTCAACAGCACGATGTTGTCGGGCGGCTGCGCCATCCTCACCGTCGTCGCGTCCCTGCTGGCGGCCTATCCGCTGTCGAGGTACAAGATGCGGGTGAACAAGCCGTTCCTGTACGGGGTGCTGTTCGGCACCTGTCTGCCGATCACCGCGATGATGGTGCCGGTCTACTCGCTGTTCGTCGCGTTCAACCTCATCGACTCGGTGGGCGGAACGATCCTGTTCCTCGCCGCCACCTCGCTGCCGATGGCGATCTGGATGATGAAGAACTTCATGGACTCGGTGCCGGTGTCGCTCGAGGAGGCCGCCTGGACCGACGGCGCCTCGGCGATGACGACCCTGCGCACCATCGTCGTGCCGCTCATGCGGCCCGGCATCGGCGTGGTGTTCATCTTCGTGTTCATCCAGACCTGGGGCAACTTCTTCATCCCCTTCGTGCTGCTGCTCAGCCCCGACAAGCAGCCGGCCGCCGTGAGCATCTTCTCGTTCTTCGGCCAGTACGGCGCCGTCGCGTACGGGCAGCTGGCGGCGTTCTCGCTGCTCTACGCGGTGCCCGTCCTCGCCCTGTACGTGCTGGTCACCAGGCTCGGCGGCGGATCCTTCGCCCTCGCCGGCGCCGTCAAGGGGTGA
- a CDS encoding alpha-mannosidase: MPDQASLLDLRVKRFMSQRVVPAVYRETLALTITSWDVPGEPVPFAEAVGQQYAPFAVGSAWSRPWGTTWFHLTGTVPDDWDLTEARIEVLLDFGFNRGHPGFQSEGLVYSATGDIVKAIEPMNSYVGLDLRPGDAVDLYVEAASNPDIQGESVYAPTPLGDLATSGDDPLYWFAQADLALRDTVVWELVQDVWTLNGLWPELGEELPRRAEILRGLERLVDTLDPEDIAGTARAGRDVLAPLLSSPAHASAHHLAAIGHAHIDSAWLWPVRETIRKCARTFSNVLALMDEHPDFLFACSSAQQFAWMKEFYPALYARISERVREGRFIPVGGMWVESDTNLPGGEAMARQFVAGKGFFLREFGIEPPEVWLPDSFGYSAAMPQIVIAAGSDYFLTQKPSWNETNVMPHHTFDWEGIDGTRVFTHFPPVDTYNSTLSGEDLARAQRNYREKGESNISLVPFGYGDGGGGPTREMVAAAERTRSLEGSPTVEIMSPTDFFERAQAAYPEPPVWSGELYLEFHRGTYTSQARTKRGNRRSEHLLREAELWSTAATVRTGAAYPYAELDEAWHTVLLLQFHDILPGSSIAWVYEVAEEHYARLNGVLTGLVETALAALAGAGDLALLANAGPYAGRGVAALGASAAASVDDSGLSLETHADGLTLQNRFVRVRFDGDGLIESLVDLVADRELVAPGERAGQLWIYRDTPAQWDAWDIDVHYQRHGSAITQVDSVESGRDDGGVWLEVTRTRGASTFVQRFALGADSPTLDITTTIDWHEREKLLKLAFPLDVHAERASSEIQFGHINRPTHSNTSWDTARFETSAHRWVHVGEPGYGVAVSNDSTYGHDITRTTRAGGGTTTLVRESLLRAPTFPDPHADQGSHTLRTAVRVGSDLLDAVADGYRLNVPPRPFSGARPVEPVLVVDNPAVVVEAVKLAEDRSGDVIVRLYEARGAQARATVTAGFPVGSVVQTDLLERETDAAALVSAEGGVARLALRPFQIVTLRLTPVVE; encoded by the coding sequence ATGCCCGACCAGGCTTCCCTTCTCGACCTCCGCGTCAAGCGGTTTATGTCCCAGCGCGTCGTGCCCGCGGTCTACCGCGAGACGCTCGCCCTCACCATCACGTCGTGGGACGTGCCGGGAGAACCCGTCCCGTTCGCCGAGGCGGTCGGCCAGCAGTACGCCCCGTTCGCGGTGGGCTCAGCGTGGAGCCGGCCCTGGGGCACCACCTGGTTCCACCTCACCGGAACCGTGCCCGATGATTGGGATCTCACCGAGGCGCGCATCGAGGTGCTGCTCGACTTCGGCTTCAACCGCGGCCACCCCGGCTTCCAGTCGGAGGGCCTCGTCTACAGCGCGACCGGCGACATCGTGAAGGCGATCGAGCCTATGAACTCGTACGTCGGGCTCGACCTGCGGCCCGGCGACGCGGTCGACCTCTACGTCGAGGCGGCCTCCAACCCCGACATCCAGGGCGAATCGGTCTACGCGCCGACCCCGCTCGGCGACCTCGCGACCTCGGGCGACGACCCGCTCTACTGGTTCGCGCAGGCCGACCTCGCCCTGCGCGACACCGTGGTCTGGGAGCTCGTGCAGGACGTCTGGACGCTCAACGGCCTGTGGCCCGAGCTCGGCGAGGAGCTGCCGCGGCGCGCGGAGATCCTGCGCGGCCTGGAGCGGCTCGTCGACACCCTCGACCCGGAAGACATCGCCGGCACCGCCCGGGCCGGGCGCGACGTGCTCGCGCCCCTGCTCTCCTCCCCCGCCCACGCGAGCGCCCACCACCTCGCCGCGATCGGGCACGCGCACATCGACTCGGCGTGGCTCTGGCCGGTGCGCGAGACGATCCGCAAGTGCGCCCGCACCTTCTCGAACGTGCTCGCGCTGATGGACGAGCACCCCGACTTCCTATTCGCCTGCTCTTCGGCGCAGCAGTTCGCCTGGATGAAGGAGTTCTACCCGGCGCTCTACGCACGCATCTCCGAGCGCGTGCGCGAGGGCCGGTTCATCCCGGTCGGCGGCATGTGGGTCGAGTCCGACACCAATCTGCCGGGCGGCGAGGCGATGGCCCGCCAGTTCGTCGCGGGCAAAGGTTTCTTCCTGCGCGAATTCGGCATCGAGCCGCCCGAGGTGTGGTTGCCCGACTCGTTCGGCTACTCGGCCGCGATGCCGCAGATCGTGATCGCCGCGGGCTCGGACTACTTCCTCACGCAGAAGCCGTCGTGGAACGAGACCAACGTCATGCCGCACCACACCTTCGACTGGGAGGGCATCGACGGCACGCGTGTCTTCACCCATTTCCCGCCCGTCGACACCTACAACTCGACGCTCTCGGGCGAGGACCTCGCCCGCGCCCAGCGCAACTACCGAGAGAAGGGCGAGTCGAACATCTCGCTCGTACCGTTCGGCTACGGCGACGGCGGCGGCGGACCGACGCGCGAGATGGTCGCGGCCGCCGAGCGGACACGCAGCCTCGAGGGGTCGCCCACGGTGGAGATCATGAGCCCCACCGACTTCTTCGAGCGCGCGCAGGCCGCGTACCCCGAGCCTCCCGTCTGGTCGGGCGAGCTCTACCTCGAGTTCCACCGCGGCACCTACACGTCGCAGGCCCGCACCAAGCGCGGCAACCGGCGCAGCGAGCACCTGCTGCGCGAGGCCGAGCTGTGGTCGACCGCCGCGACCGTGCGCACCGGCGCCGCCTACCCGTACGCCGAGCTGGACGAGGCCTGGCACACGGTACTGCTGCTGCAGTTCCACGACATCCTGCCCGGGTCGTCGATCGCGTGGGTGTACGAGGTGGCCGAGGAGCACTACGCGCGGCTGAACGGCGTGCTCACCGGGCTCGTCGAGACCGCGCTGGCGGCGCTCGCGGGCGCCGGGGACCTCGCGCTGCTGGCCAACGCGGGGCCGTATGCCGGGCGCGGCGTCGCGGCGCTCGGGGCGTCGGCCGCGGCATCCGTCGACGACAGCGGCCTGTCTCTCGAGACGCACGCCGACGGACTCACGCTGCAGAACCGTTTTGTGCGGGTGCGCTTCGACGGCGACGGGCTGATCGAATCGCTCGTCGACCTCGTGGCCGACCGCGAACTCGTCGCCCCCGGCGAGCGGGCCGGGCAGCTCTGGATCTACCGCGACACCCCCGCGCAGTGGGACGCGTGGGACATCGACGTGCACTACCAGCGGCACGGCAGCGCGATCACCCAGGTCGACTCGGTCGAGTCGGGGCGGGACGACGGCGGGGTATGGCTCGAGGTCACGCGCACGCGCGGCGCGTCGACCTTCGTGCAGCGGTTCGCGTTGGGCGCCGACTCGCCGACGCTCGACATCACCACGACGATCGACTGGCACGAGCGGGAGAAGCTGCTCAAGCTGGCGTTCCCCCTCGACGTGCACGCCGAGCGCGCGTCGAGCGAGATCCAGTTCGGGCACATCAACCGGCCGACCCACAGCAATACCTCGTGGGACACCGCCCGGTTCGAGACGAGCGCGCACCGCTGGGTGCACGTGGGCGAGCCCGGGTACGGGGTCGCCGTGTCGAACGACTCGACCTACGGCCACGACATCACCCGCACCACGCGCGCCGGCGGCGGCACCACGACGCTCGTGCGCGAGTCGCTGCTGCGCGCGCCGACCTTCCCCGACCCGCACGCCGACCAGGGGTCGCACACGCTGCGCACCGCGGTGCGGGTCGGCTCCGACCTGCTCGACGCGGTCGCCGACGGCTACCGGCTGAACGTGCCGCCGCGCCCGTTCTCGGGTGCGCGTCCGGTCGAGCCCGTACTCGTCGTCGACAACCCCGCGGTCGTGGTCGAGGCGGTCAAGCTCGCCGAGGACCGCTCGGGCGACGTGATCGTGCGGCTGTACGAGGCGCGCGGGGCGCAGGCGCGGGCGACTGTCACCGCCGGATTCCCCGTCGGCTCGGTCGTGCAGACCGACCTGCTCGAGCGAGAGACGGATGCCGCGGCTCTCGTCTCGGCGGAGGGAGGGGTGGCGCGGCTCGCGCTGCGCCCGTTCCAGATCGTGACGCTGCGGCTGACGCCGGTGGTTGAGTAA
- a CDS encoding FadR/GntR family transcriptional regulator, whose translation MDAAGSTADTPEVSAPVGDPAGQSLADEIVFRPVRSGNAFEDTVARLLQAVRLGIVEPGGALPPERDLAVRFSVSRDTVRDAIRSLSEAGYLIARRGRYGGTFVSERLPVEPLTGGSPPSEAELDDVLGLREILEIGAARAAAGRSLSADDRDGLWQSLTETAAASVDDYRRLDSRLHLTIGQLVGSPSLVSLMADNRTRVNELLDRIPLLPLNIAHSNEQHEAIVAAILTGNRARAAEAMSEHLDGSAVLLRGFLG comes from the coding sequence ATGGATGCCGCGGGCTCGACTGCCGACACCCCCGAGGTGTCGGCCCCCGTCGGGGACCCCGCGGGCCAGAGCCTCGCCGACGAGATCGTCTTCCGCCCGGTGCGCAGCGGCAACGCGTTCGAAGACACGGTGGCGCGGCTGTTGCAGGCCGTGCGCCTCGGCATCGTCGAACCGGGCGGCGCGCTGCCGCCCGAGCGCGACCTCGCGGTGCGCTTCTCGGTGAGCCGCGATACGGTGCGCGACGCGATCCGCTCGCTGTCGGAGGCCGGATACCTGATCGCCCGGCGAGGCCGCTACGGCGGCACGTTCGTGAGCGAGCGCCTTCCCGTCGAGCCGCTCACCGGGGGTTCGCCGCCGAGCGAGGCGGAACTCGACGACGTGCTCGGACTGCGCGAGATCCTCGAGATCGGGGCGGCGCGGGCGGCAGCGGGACGCAGCCTCTCCGCCGACGACCGGGACGGGCTCTGGCAGAGCCTGACCGAGACGGCCGCGGCCTCCGTCGACGACTACCGCCGGCTGGATTCGCGCCTGCACCTCACCATCGGCCAGTTGGTCGGGTCGCCGTCGCTCGTCTCGCTGATGGCCGACAACCGCACGCGCGTCAACGAGCTGCTCGACCGCATCCCGTTGCTGCCGCTCAACATCGCGCACTCGAACGAGCAGCACGAGGCGATCGTGGCCGCGATCCTCACCGGCAACCGCGCGCGGGCCGCCGAGGCGATGAGCGAACACCTCGACGGCTCCGCGGTGCTGTTGCGCGGGTTCTTGGGCTGA
- a CDS encoding 3-oxoacyl-ACP reductase, whose product MAITKIDLTQRLAGKVAVITGGASGIGLATARRFAAEGATVVIGDFNSETGEAAASEVGGLFVQVDVTDQAQVDNLFDTAAATYGSVDIAFNNAGISPPDDDSIETTELPAWERVQDVNLKSVYLCSRAALRHMVAQQRGSIINTASFVAVMGSATSQISYTASKGGVLAMTKELGVQFARQGIRVNALCPGPVNTPLLQELFAKDQERAQRRLVHIPVGRFAEAEELAAAVAFLASDDASFITASTFLVDGGISSAYVTPL is encoded by the coding sequence ATGGCAATCACCAAGATCGACCTCACCCAGCGCCTCGCTGGCAAGGTCGCCGTCATCACCGGGGGAGCGAGCGGAATCGGTCTCGCCACCGCCCGGCGGTTCGCCGCGGAGGGCGCCACCGTGGTGATCGGCGACTTCAATTCCGAGACCGGCGAGGCCGCGGCATCCGAGGTCGGCGGTCTCTTCGTGCAGGTCGACGTGACCGACCAGGCCCAGGTGGACAACCTGTTCGACACCGCCGCGGCCACCTACGGCTCCGTCGACATCGCCTTCAACAACGCCGGCATCTCGCCGCCCGACGACGACTCGATCGAGACGACCGAGCTGCCGGCCTGGGAGCGCGTGCAGGACGTCAACCTGAAGAGCGTCTACCTCTGCTCGCGCGCAGCCCTGCGCCACATGGTCGCGCAGCAGCGCGGGTCGATCATCAACACCGCGTCGTTCGTGGCGGTCATGGGGTCGGCGACCAGCCAGATCTCGTACACGGCGTCGAAGGGCGGCGTGCTCGCGATGACCAAGGAACTCGGCGTCCAGTTCGCGCGCCAGGGCATCCGCGTCAACGCGCTCTGCCCCGGCCCGGTCAACACGCCCCTGCTGCAGGAGCTGTTCGCGAAAGACCAGGAGCGCGCCCAGCGCCGCCTCGTGCACATCCCCGTCGGCCGCTTCGCCGAGGCCGAGGAACTCGCCGCCGCGGTCGCCTTCCTCGCCAGCGACGACGCGAGCTTCATCACCGCGTCGACCTTCCTCGTCGACGGCGGCATCAGCTCGGCCTACGTCACACCGCTGTAG
- a CDS encoding aldehyde dehydrogenase family protein, which produces MNGIPTSSIREGGSIHLVNPADETVIRELAHSTLAEVDDAILHAVSAQKAWAALPPAERAAGLRRFAAAVAGAVEELALLEVMNSGHPIAQARWEAGHVRDVLTYYSAAPERMIGKTIPVDGGIDVTFLEPLGVVGVIVPWNFPMTIAAWGFAPALAAGNAVVLKPAEWTPLTAIRLAELALEAGLPEGLFQTLPGRGDVVGERFVTNENVRKVVFTGSTATGKKVMAGCAHQVKAVTLELGGKSANVVFADSDLEKAAATAPYAVFENAGQDCCARSRILVERSVFDRFMELLEPAVKGVTVGDLYDESTEMGPLVAKAHFDKVASYVPDDSQVAFRGSAPAGPGFWFPPTVLLPGSRTDRVVTDEIFGPVVSVLPFDDESDAIALANDSVYGLSGSIWTRDIGRALRVSRGIESGNLSVNSHSSVRYSTPFGGFKQSGLGRELGPDAASAFTETKNVFISTD; this is translated from the coding sequence ATGAACGGGATTCCGACAAGCTCAATCCGCGAGGGCGGCTCGATCCACCTCGTCAACCCCGCCGACGAGACCGTCATCCGCGAGCTCGCCCACTCGACGCTGGCCGAGGTGGATGACGCGATCCTTCACGCCGTCTCGGCGCAGAAGGCCTGGGCGGCACTGCCCCCGGCCGAGCGCGCCGCCGGGCTGCGCCGCTTCGCCGCGGCCGTCGCCGGCGCGGTCGAGGAGCTCGCGCTGCTCGAGGTCATGAACTCCGGCCACCCGATCGCGCAGGCCCGCTGGGAGGCCGGCCACGTGCGCGACGTGCTCACCTACTACTCCGCCGCCCCGGAGCGGATGATCGGCAAGACGATCCCGGTCGACGGCGGCATCGACGTCACCTTCCTCGAACCGCTCGGCGTGGTCGGCGTGATCGTGCCGTGGAACTTCCCGATGACGATCGCGGCCTGGGGGTTCGCCCCCGCGCTCGCCGCGGGCAACGCCGTCGTGCTCAAGCCGGCCGAGTGGACGCCGCTCACCGCGATCCGCCTCGCCGAGCTCGCCCTCGAGGCGGGGCTGCCCGAGGGCCTGTTCCAGACCCTGCCGGGGCGTGGCGACGTGGTCGGAGAGCGCTTCGTCACCAACGAGAACGTGCGCAAGGTCGTCTTCACCGGGTCGACCGCGACCGGCAAGAAGGTCATGGCCGGATGCGCCCACCAGGTCAAGGCGGTCACCCTCGAGCTCGGCGGCAAGAGCGCCAACGTGGTCTTCGCCGACTCCGACCTCGAGAAGGCCGCCGCGACGGCACCGTACGCGGTCTTCGAGAACGCGGGCCAGGACTGCTGCGCCCGCAGCCGCATCCTGGTCGAGCGCAGCGTCTTCGACCGGTTTATGGAGCTGCTCGAACCGGCCGTGAAGGGTGTCACGGTCGGCGACCTCTACGACGAGTCGACCGAGATGGGCCCGCTCGTCGCGAAGGCCCACTTCGACAAGGTCGCCTCGTACGTGCCCGACGACAGCCAGGTCGCGTTCCGCGGCAGCGCTCCGGCGGGTCCCGGGTTCTGGTTCCCGCCCACCGTGCTGCTGCCCGGCTCGCGCACCGACCGCGTCGTCACCGACGAGATCTTCGGGCCGGTCGTCTCCGTGCTGCCGTTCGACGACGAGTCCGACGCGATCGCCCTCGCCAACGACAGCGTCTACGGCCTGAGCGGTTCGATCTGGACGCGCGACATCGGGCGGGCACTGCGCGTCTCCCGCGGCATCGAGAGCGGCAACCTGTCGGTGAACTCGCACTCGTCGGTGCGGTACTCCACGCCGTTCGGCGGGTTCAAGCAGAGCGGCCTCGGCCGTGAGCTGGGGCCGGACGCGGCATCCGCCTTCACCGAGACCAAGAACGTCTTCATCAGTACCGACTGA